A single region of the Sorghum bicolor cultivar BTx623 chromosome 7, Sorghum_bicolor_NCBIv3, whole genome shotgun sequence genome encodes:
- the LOC8067965 gene encoding uncharacterized protein LOC8067965: protein MAANGAQGFVTTAAMLPAGYICPPGANVVAPTAGIPAEPALPPVPPIAPSASAKVVVPPSRPAMRWTNNTSGFVLRRLCNLIESGARADKGFKEKDVNQVAKLLMEYTGEEVTPTQVYNQLRKWRQRWGRISKLRDLSGALFDDEVKAIMLDPEHYQGHIKDHPKDVGLLNTPIRFYEEMQTIFATRMAIGRFVGESSKTELLTSDGGRKKKRPCFTEEEVLVMTNMTDAVNNVANALRETGPAFIDGDLYHAVMDTPRFSEEALIVAFSDLHDNKAHATAYVNMVDSHRMDMQQNKGGMAAQAATMVVVMASIDCIGAIDGTHVLARVPRHMQGPFMGRKSSCTQNVMEAVDFDLKFTYVLAGWEGSAHDALILADALERDGGLSVPEEKFYLVDAGYACRPGFMPPFRGVRYHLSEYYP, encoded by the exons ATGGCTGCCAATGGTGCTCAAGGGTTTGTAACCACTGCTGCAATGCTTCCTGCGGGCTACATTTGCCCCCCTGGTGCAAATGTTGTAGCCCCCACTGCTGGTATACCTGCTGAGCCTGCTCTAcctcctgttcctcctattgctCCTTCTGCATCTGCTAAGGTGGTTGTTCCACCATCTAGGCCTGCTATGAGGTGGACAAATAACACCTCTGGATTTGTGCTGAGGAGGCTATGTAACCTAATAGAGAGTGGTGCTAGGGCTGATAAGGGGTTTAAGGAGAAGGATGTAAACCAGGTGGCTAAGCTCCTTATGGAATACACTGGGGAGGAGGTCACTCCAACCCAAGTGTACAACCAATTAAGGAAGTGGAGGCAGAGGTGGGGTAGGATCTCTAAGCTTAGAGACCTTAGTGGTGCCCTTTTTGATGATGAGGTGAAGGCAATCATGCTGGACCCTGAGCATTACCAAGGCCACATCAAG GACCACCCAAAAGATGTTGGGCTCCTCAACACCCCTATCAGATTCTATGAGGAGATGCAGACCATCTTTGCCACTAGAATGGCTATTGGTAGATTTGTT GGGGAGAGTAGCAAGACTGAGCTGTTGACTTCTGATggtgggaggaagaagaagaggccaTGTTTCACTGAGGAGGAGGTGCTGGTCATGACAAACATGACTGATGCGGTGAACAATGTAGCAAATGCCTTAAGAGAGACTGGACCTGCTTTCATTGATGGTGACCTCTACCATGCTGTCATGGACACTCCACGGTTCTCTGAAGAAGCCCTGATTGTTGCCTTCTCTGACCTCCACGACAACAAGGCACATGCCACTGCTTATGTGAACATGGTGGATAGTCATAGG ATGGATATGCAGCAGAACAAAGGTGGTATGGCAGCACAGGCTGCTACCATGGTTGTTGTAATGGCTTCTATT GACTGCATAGGTGCCATTGATGGTACCCATGTGCTAGCAAGGGTGCCCAGGCACATGCAAGGGCCCTTTATGGGTAGGAAAAGCAGTTGCACACAGAATGTGATGGAGGCTGTTGATTTTGACCTGAAATTCACTTATGTCCTAGCTGGGTGGGAGGGATCAGCTCATGATGCATTAATCCTTGCTGATGCCCTTGAAAGGGATGGGGGTCTCAGTGTGCCTGAAG AGAAATTCTATCTTGTGGATGCTGGTTACGCTTGCAGACCAGGCTTCATGCCTCCATTCAGAGGTGTAAGGTATCACCTATCGGAGTATTACCCGTAG
- the LOC8073294 gene encoding aspartyl protease family protein At5g10770, with product MHTTHIPLSLALSDPPCQLASLHCQIYLSTVPHGPQQRANLTMAAAARLLLGVLALLAAVQAVYGKSAVLSLRELDGRRGAATETWSRRYGDAKLAEMLGEHKKAGAARTATTVLELKRHSLVAIPDDDPAAHDRYLRRLLAADESRANSFQLRIRNDRAAAASTQSGSAEVPLTSGIRFQTLNYVTTIALGGGSSGSPAANLTVIVDTGSDLTWVQCKPCSACYAQRDPLFDPAGSATYAAVRCNASACAASLKAATGTPGSCGGGNERCYYALAYGDGSFSRGVLATDTVALGGASLDGFVFGCGLSNRGLFGGTAGLMGLGRTELSLVSQTALRYGGVFSYCLPATTSGDASGSLSLGGDASSYRNTTPVAYTRMIADPAQPPFYFLNVTGAAVGGTALAAQGLGASNVLIDSGTVITRLAPSVYRGVRAEFTRQFAAAGYPTAPGFSILDTCYDLTGHDEVKVPLLTLRLEGGAEVTVDAAGMLFVVRKDGSQVCLAMASLSYEDQTPIIGNYQQKNKRVVYDTVGSRLGFADEDCNYV from the exons atGCACACTACTCACATTCCCTTGTCTCTTGCATTGTCAGATCCTCCGTGCCAGCTAGCTAGCTTGCATTGTCAGATCTATCTATCCACCGTACCACACGGTCCACAGCAGCGCGCTAACTTAACAATGGCGGCCGCcgctcgccttcttcttggcgtcCTTGCGCTTCTCGCCGCCGTGCAAGCGGTCTACGGAAAGAGCGCCGTGCTGTCTCTGCGCGAGTTGGATGGACGACGGGGTGCCGCTACGGAGACCTGGAGCCGCCGCTACGGCGACGCAAAGCTTGCTGAAATGCTAG GAGAGCACAAGAAAGCAGGGGCAGCAAGAACAGCGACCACCGTGCTAGAGCTCAAGCGCCACTCCCTCGTTGCCATCCCTGACGACGATCCCGCCGCCCACGACCGCTACCTCCGCCGTCTCCTCGCAGCCGACGAATCGCGTGCCAACTCATTCCAGCTCCGCATCCGCAACGACAGGGCAGCGGCAGCGTCCACGCAGTCCGGCTCGGCAGAGGTCCCGCTAACCTCCGGCATCCGGTTCCAGACGCTCAACTACGTCACCACCATCGCGCTCGGCGGCGGCAGCTCCGGCTCCCCCGCCGCGAACCTCACCGTCATCGTGGACACGGGAAGCGACCTCACCTGGGTGCAGTGCAAGCCCTGCTCCGCGTGCTACGCGCAGCGCGACCCGCTCTTCGACCCTGCGGGCTCCGCCACCTACGCCGCGGTCCGGTGCAACGCCTCCGCGTGCGCGGCCTCCCTCAAGGCGGCCACCGGCACGCCGGGCTCCTGCGGGGGAGGCAACGAGAGGTGCTACTACGCGCTGGCCTACGGCGACGGGTCCTTCAGCCGCGGCGTGCTCGCCACGGACACGGTCGCGCTCGGCGGCGCCAGCCTGGACGGGTTCGTGTTCGGGTGCGGGCTCAGCAACCGTGGCCTGTTCGGCGGCACGGCGGGGCTCATGGGCCTCGGCCGCACCGAGCTGTCGCTAGTCTCCCAGACCGCGTTGCGGTACGGCGGCGTGTTCTCCTACTGCCTGCCGGCGACCACCTCCGGTGACGCTTCGGGCTCGCTCTCCCTGGGCGGAGACGCGTCGTCCTACCGCAACACGACGCCCGTGGCGTACACCCGCATGATCGCCGACCCGGCGCAGCCGCCCTTCTACTTCCTCAACGTCACCGGCGCGGCCGTCGGTGGTACCGCCCTCGCGGCGCAGGGGCTCGGCGCCAGCAACGTGCTCATCGACTCCGGCACGGTGATCACGCGCCTGGCGCCGTCCGTCTATCGCGGCGTGCGCGCCGAGTTCACGCGCCAGTTCGCCGCGGCCGGCTACCCGACAGCCCCGGGGTTCtcgatcctggacacgtgctacGACCTGACGGGGCACGACGAGGTGAAAGTGCCGCTGCTGACGCTGCGGCTGGAGGGCGGAGCAGAGGTGACCGTGGACGCAGCCGGGATGCTGTTCGTGGTGAGGAAGGACGGCTCACAGGTGTGCCTGGCCATGGCGAGCCTGTCGTACGAGGACCAGACGCCCATCATCGGCAACTACCAGCAAAAGAACAAGAGGGTGGTGTATGACACGGTGGGGTCTAGGCTAGGCTTCGCCGACGAGGACTGCAACTATGTATAG